A genomic stretch from Narcine bancroftii isolate sNarBan1 chromosome 9, sNarBan1.hap1, whole genome shotgun sequence includes:
- the LOC138743148 gene encoding protocadherin alpha-C2-like → MANAHCTEAYLLYSIFLASLVLGQINYSIPEESEIGSFTGNIAEDLGIKLRELSDRRPQLLQRETNHYFEFNMQNGILFVSKRIDREMLCLEVSICSISLDIVLENPYEIFPLEVEILDINDNSPIFPTDVISLQLPEILAPGVRFPLESAHDRDVGSYSIASYHLSHNEFFSLQIQERKDGRKIAELLLEKSLDREKNPSFELILTAEDGGIPSNSGTSKIFITVTDINDNAPVFDQDIYKLSVLENARLGMLLITLNAIDLDEGPNAEFKYSFSNYASQKVRELFHLDAKTGEVKVQGLLDFETAHDYELDVQAMDNLPNVGHAKVLVSIVDVNDNAPDIKLASVMKSIPEDAAEGIVVAIFGVTDRDSGENGLVRCQIPMDMPFKLETTFSNHYKITTSKKLDRETISQYNISISAYDAGMPSLTTIETITVSVSDVNDNIPQFAQSTYDVYLMENNAPGGSVFSVSALDPDLEKNGDVTYSILDNMPQNQLQPSYFAINSKSGNIFALRSFDYEQLKKFRFTILAQDAGSPSLSTTAVVRIIILDQNDNPPFIISPSTWNSSASFAMVPRSIPPSYLVAKVIANDEDSGQNARLSFEIIDASDINLFTVGQHTGEIRTTRTLTKDDSATQKLVVLVKDNGQPSLSSTVTIHVSFTENGTGNPSERSENQKNVDYYPDLNIYLILIFGSTSLIFLLIIILLVVIKCKQDRSRNIYHRSSTYCCCKRSNSNPVLHRRPVINESQNYYAGGQMLAKSDPYHYTVRLSPASSKSDFLFLSNCQPTLTLNDISTDNSVGK, encoded by the coding sequence ATGGCGAATGCGCATTGCACCGAAGCATATTTGTTATATTCAATTTTTCTCGCCAGCTTGGTTCTTGGACAAATAAATTACTCCATTCCCGAGGAATCGGAAATCGGATCCTTTACCGGAAAcattgctgaagatttggggatAAAGCTTCGTGAACTATCCGACCGAAGGCCGCAACTGCTCCAACGTGAGACGAATCATTATTTCGAGTTCAATATGCAAAACGGAATTCTATTTGTCAGCAAAAGAATCGACAGGGAAATGCTTTGCTTGGAGGTCTCTATCTGTTCTATATCGTTAGATATTGTGCTGGAAAACCCATATGAAATATTTCCCCTTGAAGTGGAGATATTAGATATAAATGACAACTCACCGATTTTCCCAACCGACGTTATTTCTTTGCAGCTCCCTGAAATACTTGCTCCGGGAGTCCGCTTCCCTCTCGAGAGCGCGCATGACCGAGATGTTGGTTCATACTCCATCGCCAGTTACCATCTTAGTCATAATGAATTTTTCAGCCTTCAAattcaggaaagaaaagatggaagaaaaatcgCTGAACTGCTTTTGGAGAAATCCTTAGACCGCGAAAAGAATCCGTCTTTTGAATTAATATTGACGGCTGAAGATGGTGGGATCCCATCAAATTCCGGTACGAGTAAGATTTTTATTACTGTTACAGACATAAATGATAACGCACCTGTTTTCGATCAAGACATTTATAAGTTAAGCGTGTTAGAAAATGCACGACTTGGTATGTTACTGATCACATTAAACGCTATTGATTTAGACGAAGGCCCAAACGCCGAGTTTAAATATTCCTTCAGTAATTATGCCTCTCAAAAGGTACGGGAGCTATTCCATTTGGATGCTAAAACAGGAGAGGTCAAAGTTCAAGGTTTACTAGATTTTGAAACTGCACACGATTATGAGCTTGATGTCCAGGCTATGGACAACCTTCCAAATGTGGGACATGCAAAGGTTCTGGTGAGCATAGTTGACGTGAATGATAATGCTCCCGACATTAAGCTGGCGTCAGTAATGAAATCGATTCCAGAAGATGCAGCAGAAGGTATTGTCGTTGCTATTTTCGGAGTAACTGACAGGGATTCTGGAGAAAATGGGCTCGTTCGCTGTCAGATTCCTATGGATATGCCATTTAAGCTGGAAACGACTTTTTCTAATCATTATAAGATAACGACCAGCAAGAAACTTGATCGCGAAACAATTTCACAGTACAACATATCCATTTCGGCATACGATGCTGGAATGCCCTCTCTCACTACAATTGAAACGATCACCGTTTCAGTTTCGGACGTAAATGACAACATTCCGCAGTTTGCCCAGTCCACGTATGATGTATATCTGATGGAGAACAATGCCCCAGGCGGATCTGTTTTCTCTGTTTCCGCGTTGGATCCTGACTTAGAAAAGAATGGGGATGTCACCTACTCTATTTTGGATAACATGCCGCAAAACCAGCTTCAGCCATCTTATTTTGCAATTAACTCGAAAAGCGGCAACATATTTGCTCTGCGTTCCTTTGACTATGAACAATTGAAGAAGTTCCGCTTCACAATTTTAGCTCAGGATGCCGGGTCCCCGTCGCTAAGCACCACTGCTGTTGTGAGGATTATTATTTTGGATCAAAATGACAACCCACCATTCATAATATCTCCGTCTACGTGGAACAGTTCAGCGTCATTCGCAATGGTGCCGCGTTCAATACCCCCCAGCTACTTAGTCGCCAAGGTTATTGCAAATGACGAAGACTCCGGGCAAAACGCACGACTTTCCTTTGAGATTATTGATGCCTCCGATATCAATCTTTTCACCGTGGGGCAACACACTGGGGAAATCAGAACTACTCGGACTTTAACGAAAGACGACTCTGcaacacaaaaattggtggtCCTGGTAAAAGATAATGGTCAACCAAGTCTCTCAAGTACAGTTACAATCCATGTCTCATTCACAGAGAACGGCACAGGAAATCCATCAGAGCGTTCAGAAAATCAGAAAAATGTGGACTATTACCCAGAtcttaatatatatttaattttaatttttggaTCAACTAGCCTCATATTTCTCCTTATAATCATCTTATTGGTTGTCATAAAGTGCAAGcaagatagaagcaggaatatTTACCATAGATCGTCAACTTATTGTTGTTGTAAACGAAGTAATTCCAATCCCGTCCTTCATAGAAGACCTGTCATAAATGAGTCCCAAAATTATTATGCAGGTGGCCAGATGTTGGCTAAATCAGACCCTTATCATTATACTGTTCGATTATCGCCGGCTTCATCCAAGAGCGATTTTCTATTTCTGTCGAATTGCCAGCCAACACTAACGTTGAATGATATTAGCACTGACAACTCAGTTGGCAAATAG